The following nucleotide sequence is from Branchiostoma lanceolatum isolate klBraLanc5 chromosome 18, klBraLanc5.hap2, whole genome shotgun sequence.
CCTTGGAATCTGGCTGGGGCTGGATCCTCTGAAGTGGAAGACTGTAGGAGTCCCTGTGAGTAAGGTGAGTAGGGTCCGTACAGTGGGGATGCCTAGCAAGGTTCAGAAGTAGTGCAGCATTTGTGAGTGGTCATCTCCCCTTGACTAAAAGGTGTTTTAGTGATCAAATACGCATATTGTAAactaaagttgtttttttcaaagacCAATACAAATGTAGGCTTTATATACAACGTCACCATGTCTGTTATGTTTTACAAGCCCTTCGTGAGGGCAGCCATGTTGGTTACCTGATGCATTCAACAAGTCACACTGTGGTTGTTTGAGAGACCTTTGATTGTTGACACAACATGACGAAaagatgcatttttttctttgcagtCTACGCTTTCCATGTACTACTATTTTTTCTGTcttgaaaactgaaaacttTTTTGTCCTACAGACATTGGACTCAATGCCCGATGGAATGGCGACAACAGGCGTAGTTTGGGTTCAGAGATGCTATTCCGACAACACAGAAGTCTGGGTCTCAGTATTCTTCATACTGAAGGGCCTACTACTCCTTTATGGAACGTACCTGTCATGGGCAACACGAGGAGTCAATTTTCCCGCCATGAATGACGCCAAACCCATCATCTTGAGTATCTACTGCTGCGTGGTGCTTGTCGGGATTGCCACGCCCCTGACCTTTCACCTTGACCAATGGCCGGACGCGGTGTACGCATGCGTGGCAGGGGTGTTGATCGTGTGCACGACGGTGACGCTGTGTCTGCTGTTTATGCCTAAGGTACGTCATGTGACAgattgtaaaagacaacaaggaAAAGAGGGAGGTGGTCGGGGAAGAGTAAAAAACAAACCAATGGGAAgagaaacagaaaaagaaatgaaagaaaggaaggaaggaagagtcaAAGAAAAGTATCCTTTGAAGGAAGTATTTTCGCTGGATGCAAAGGAACATGAATggaatgaacgaatgaaagaCAGAACGAAAGATTGGCAGAATGAAATGATATGAGATGGCAAGAAGGAAACTTTGGAAAACGTTCGGAATTCGACTTTTAATAAGGTGGAAAGTTCCTGTATTATGCAACTAAGAAAATGAGGCAGAAACCTCATGAATTGCActgatatcatattttcttttgcGCAGGTAAAACTATGGAAGGAATGGGCAAACAACAAGAACTTGAAAAGTTTAGGATCGCCTCAGTTTCTCAACAGATCAAGTCACCCGTGTAACAGCCCGCCTAATCCAGCACCCGAATCCCCTGGCGGCCAGGCAAATCACTGCAACCAAACTAAAGATAGCGCCGATGGTAACCAAGCAACGGGAGGGAAAGAGGACGTCGTGTCGTCCAAAAGGGCAAGCAGGACATCACTGATTCTTGACACTGAGATGGCGAAGTTACTGGAGGAGAACCGTACACTAAGAAATCTCTTAAAAGAGGTAATAAGATTTCTTAGAACTTGTTTTCTTGCGCATGACATCAATACACATTGTCTTAAAAAATGATGTCTAGAACTACTGAAGTACTTCTAGTACTATGGTTGTTATTCAGAACCTTACTGTACAAGGCGCTGACAGTGGTACTGAAAAGCGTTCCGAATAACGCAAGGTATTTTAGAAATAAGAAGTAGATTCATTAACCGCAATATTCACTCCtcaagaaaaagaaagtttaCAAACATAGTCCAAGCTTATCTTTTCATATTTGATTGTTATTAGTTATGTGTATTCTAAGCTTATCTTTTTCTATCCATGCATCTATAGAAGGAAACCAATATCAAGGCCTTGCAAGAGAGAGTGTCGTCAGCGAAGGATAAACTTCTCAACCTAGTGGCCCAAGTAAACCCAGATAGCGGGTTTGAATCCGCTTCAACGGTACAACGTGAGGATAGCGTCGACACCAACAAAGAAACTACGAACAAAATGACAGCCATGTATCctgggggtcagaggtcagctcaTGCGCATGCGCCGTCGAGAGACGTATTAACCCAGAGGCATGACGGGAAAGGAAGTGTTAAACTTTCCTCTACCTCTTCAGACACGAGTAGCTTGTCTTGTACCAGAGAAACGGCGGTGAATTCCCCTGCGAATGGCACACCGAGCAGAACACTGCGGTACATCCAAGAGCAAGGAAACGCCATCGCGGAGGATCTCAAATACGCGGACGGCTTGTTCACGATGTCGTTGGACACCGACGGCTATCCGCCGCGAAACGGCGACCGTGATTTGTACGACTTGTACCGAAGCGAGGGGGCCTGGGACGATTATTACTACGACCTCTCCGACTCGGATTTATCTGTTTACGACATGATGTCGGAAGACTGTGACAGAACGATGACGTATGGCGGGAGAACGCAGTCCACGATCCTGACCGGCAGTCAACTGTCGCCCGTGTTTACCGGCATGGGAAACCCCAACTTTAGATCACGTGACAGCCTCTCGTCTCTGTCgtctgatgatgacgatgacgacGACCTGTTGAAATTTTTCCCGCCGCCTCAGTCTATTCTTAAAAACAACCCCATTGGAGCACGTACACAACCAACGTCCACTAAACTACAAACAGTAGCTTCTATAAACTCGGCAAAACCGTTTTCAAACTCGTACAGTATTAACTTATGGAATAACATAAAGAAAGGCAGAGCCTCAAATAGCGTAGAATGCAATGTCAAACAAACAGGTAAGAGTACGGAGTTAGTATTGTCGCCTGTAGCATTTTCGTCATCGTACCAAGACACTTTAGTATGAATGAGAAGTTAATGTTTTATGGTGTAGTCTTCTCTTTAAGATCATGAATGTTTTCATTCCTTATTCGAGTGGAAGACAAACTTAAGCAACATACATTTTTGCTGTAATCATTACCTGTTTATGGATAACAAAACTATTTGTACACAACTGAATGTTTGTACCTCgccaacgttttggtgacaCTTTTTCCTAATGACAATACTGACTGGGTCTACtccgcactgcagctaggtgtcgctgctgcactgtgaagaatgtggtcccaaacgtgaccaGCGATTTTCCAACCTATTACCAACCTGATGGAGCTATTCACGGAATGCCTGTTTATACATTTGGTTATCAATATACATATTCTAAAACTTCGATTAAAAAGCGATGTACAATGCAGACTGTGTTTCATCATCTGTATACTTAGTATTTCTAAAGTGTTTTGAAAGAAAGTTGATTGATGTTCTACATGTACGAGATTATGAATGAATAATCATTGGGGATGATTCAAGATCCACTGGCCCACTATTCACGGATTGCCTGTTTATACATTTGGTTATCAATATGcatattttatattttgattaaaaagcgATGTACAGTGCAGACTGTGTATCACCATCTGTATATTTCACCAGCTGTATAAAGTATTTTGAAATATAGTTGATTGGCGTTCTACATGTACGAGattattatgaatgaatgatcatTCCGGATGATCCAAGATCCACTGGCCCACCGTCAGGTACGCCGGAAACGTTTCCTCGGCCGTGGGTATGATCTGGTCCGCCGGGAGGAGGAAGCCGTACCGGCCGGTGTCGCGGAGTTCCACGGTGTAACTGTAGGTCACGCCCGCCTTGTCATAGGCCCAGTCCCGGGCACCTCCCGACACGGCATCTGTTATACACAGATAACATAACGATTCATTCGTTCTTTCGTTTCTCTCATTCATTCGTTTATTTGAAAATATCTGATCTGCTACCGACCTGGTACTAATACCTTGAACCCAACTGGGTAGTGAACCAATAGAAAATCATTTAgggtatagggcgtattcagtcacgtgaccctccccctagcaacgagcactggcggccatgttggtgctcacttgatagtggagccctatggaactctccgtataaatagcagatgttttctacgccattcacaatttcccttcgaaacgttttgtctcacaatcatggtgttttgcctcgtggtcagatgtttgattgggactgataaagcacacactgatcgggtaacagtaagattggtttggcgtttctcgtgtaggtaagggaacatacgaagggactaacgactgaaacagaAGTGGATTTCTGAAATACGAaaagcggatctaaatagttgaagtttgagaatcaacgtgagtgtatggaaacctttgtatctggtcgaaaagcaaaatacaggcccgttgtgtaacacagtggcgGCACCGTGAAGTCGTTGCTTGATATacgttcattcataaactgggggtctttcaacgtcgaactttcccgatcataacgtactccctgtcagcaaaatttctcacgacactcaagacactgtactacgtggttgcaggccttggaacacttgtatgctgtgaactgattttatgcgtactctgtaaacagtttagcggccatgtttgtaggcagctggggaaaacatttcctcgctcgtcgataatgggtcatttccagtaggtgaaattggatttttgtagcgaaaaggatgtgaggatggagactctttgcatataataaaacagcgatcagacgacttcgcattccttggaaatttagagaccgtcggacaccgagaaacttcgttgcagggtgagcaccaacatggccgcccacggagggcaggggtgatgacgtcacgtgaatacgccctatatatctgtatctgtatctgtatctatatagccggtataaccgccatcaggcgtaacacaccagcttcgcaggcacgcggcgcggcagcagctggtcatattacaccgaacggtctgttacacctagtctttgcatatctgactgcaaccgttctttaaagctacttagtgatgaagctcctacagtacttgatgacaacgagttccattctactatggttctcgggaaatacgaatttttgaacacgtcaatccttggctgataactctggtacttaaaagcatgactatttctggtcctcttctgagctggcattagatacttatcagtcggtacgtccacaagtttattagtcatcttgtacatcatgcaaagtctggacattgttctcctgtcctcaagtgacatccattgcaggtctgctttcatttttgttacactggcgcccctttcatagttgttcgtgcagaatctggcagcttggttctgcaccctctcgagtttatctatatccttctttgtgtatggatcccaaactgttgcagcatattcaaggtttggtcttactagagacgtgtatgcaagtgattttacctttgctgggcatgcccacaaattacgtttgatcactcccaatgtctgtttagccttagttgttactttgttgatatgggtgttccactttagccccgttgttaatgtaacgcctaggtacgggtggctctttgctgttgctagagcctgtccacagaactggtaggtggttacaattgggtttcgtttgtttgttatatgcatgatgtaacatttttccggattaaactgcattagccatctgctttgccattcttcgagtgtgttcaaatcttcttgcaaaagctgtgaatcactctgtgtggacaactctatatataacaggcagtcatcggcaaataacctaacatttgaatcaagctggtctggtaagtcatttatgtacaggaggaagagtaacggtcccagaacagttccctgtggtacgcctgacgcaactctaactggagctgaggccttgccttctaccactaccgtctgttccctattggtcaagaaagccttcaaccagtttagtgtggtgccttgaattccatagtgctctagtttagtgatgagtctgctatgtgggactttatcgaaagctttagtaaaatcaagaattgctagatctacctgttttttactgttcagtgcgccagctatgtcatgagctgtcaatataagctgtgtttctgtggatcgctttgctctgaatccatgttggtagtcagtcaatatgttgaaactttctaagtgtttcatgacatgactatggataatgtgttcaagtagtttgcaggatatacaggtcagtgatacaggtcggtagttgccggggacagctctatctccctttttaaaaatggcacatatatagATGCGATGCTTAAACTAGATGCAGTTGCAAATGGTTACATATCATTGCGTCTGGACCTTTACCTACTTACAGTGCTTCATAACTATTACACAAAACTTTTGTGGGATATGGTTGGCCGTATGATATGGTttcaagacaaacaaaacaaaacaaaacacaatcaaCTTACAGAGAATCTCGATGGAACGTCCGACCCTGTACTGAACACCATGCACAGCCCTGCTCGCACTTTCCGCTGCTAAAGCCATGGCGTTCTGAAAtggcacacacaggcaaggttATCTCACTAAATTGTGTAAGACATTCCCAAAGTGGcgcaacatcttttttttttaaatcgccATTGGCAAGACAGCACAAATGGTCGCATAACGGCGCAATCACTGCAAGCCTCTTTCTGTTGAGTTTTTGTATcactgtaaatttgtttttaattcagtgtggcaacactgcgatttaaaataaagttatcttgcatATATATAgtcgaaactgagaatgtgacattccaggcgcggccattttgtttctaGAGGTCGCGAAGTTGGCGCAATTTCCTGGCGTAATTTAGCGCAGTTCAGTAAGATACTGGCTCGCTTGAATGCCATAATCTATTTTTGCCTGCCTAGACAGCACAGAAAATTATTCCTTCCAAATTGGTAGAGCCGCCATTTGGGATTTATTAGCCAAACCAAATTGGCGGCGGCTAGTGGTACTAGTATCTACaagctgtgacgtcacgagcaatcaaccaatcaacgaCGTACCTGCAGATGGTAGTGAGGCGGGCGTGCGTAGTCGAAGCCCCAGGGACTGATCCACAGCTGGCTGTAGGAGTGCATGGCTAGGTACACCTTGATTTCCGGGTGGTTCAGCACAAAGTCGGAAATGCCCCGTGTTTCCGGTTCGGAGAACGGCGCCATGCCGTGGTAGATGATCGAACATGGGTCGGGACTGGCGCCCGTTTCTATTTGTGAttaaaagacaacgaaaagGTAGGTCTTAGCGTTGCCGTTTATTGCTAAATTCAGAAGAAAATGCATTAAGTTTCCGTGTTTTTTCTTCTATCATGTCATGTTTACCTCCacggaagggaaacatatttttgCTCCGTTTCTCCTTCTTCATGCTCTTCCTCTTCTCTTAataacaaataaggtcaatgaccttgatcagacagctgtcaccatggttactggtaaagtagcagacaccccgtggtgttcgattacattatgtagcaagtggcaggacagagctggaggggctggtcaccatgtaTACCAATGTGTTTTGAGTAACAATAATTAACATAGCAGTGGTTTGTTAGACTAGACCATTTGAAGATAAAACTTACCGGCAAAGTGGTCGTCCCAGTTCCTATTTAAGTCCACACCGACGCATGGACCCGGCTGGGTGGACCGGTTCTTCCGCCATAGTCGGTTCTAGGAGTTATGATGAATATCTACAGTACAGATCTCGTTTAACTTCCCTTCCCACGCGTTTTACACGCATTTTCTGACGCTTGTTGATTATAAATCTGGTCTTAGTTTCGATCGTCCATACACTATGTATAAGTAAGGCCGCAGGCCGGGCAATGGGCGTGTCTTGAACAGTTGAAAGGCCCGCCACACGCGTGTGAGCCCCGCCCAAAACTTCGCACACGAGCTCGCACGCATAATGAAAACGCGTATACACGCATACATACGAGATTGAAACGAGAATGGCATGCGCTTTAATCTGGAATCGCACGACTTTTGCACGAGATTAAATTGCGTGTGCCACGACTTTTGCACGAGATTGGCACGACTTTTAAACGCGAGTTGCACGCGTGTCGATGGGAAGTTAAACGAGATCTGTACTGTATGTTATTTATTCCTATGAACAGTAAACCAAACAAGACATGCAGATTGACATAAGAACGTCAAACTCCTGTCGTTATATGATGATACAAAATTTGGCCATTTCATACCATTTCACGCACTACTGTATACTCTACAGTAGTGGGTCACCTATTCTGAGGAaggcttactctccaagcagaggatgggttccggcaggtttttgacgtgttttaggcgtttttgtcgggctttctgctttgtcattttttgtaaaagtagaaagtccgacaaaaacgcctaaaacaccccagaaacctgccggaacccatcctttgcttggagagtaaggaaGGCTGTGGAGTCAGCCTAACCATCGTTTTGTACGGTTTGAAACAAGGTAAAACTGGATTTAGCATCTCTGCCTACCTCAGGCGCCGCCCAGGTGTAGATGTAGCCGTCGATATTGAAGACAGGTGTGAAGTACCAGTCGAGTTCATCCAGCAGTCGTGTGACGGTTGGATCCGACCCGTACTGACGGGTGAACTGGCGAAACAGTACGATTACTGAAGGCATGGCCTGGGACGTAGATGATCTCATGCGTTCCGTTTAAAGCAGGGAAATTTACAGAGATTAATAACTTCATCGGTTTTCCGTGAATAACTTCAGGTtggagaatgactgaatagcaaagttcttttattcacaatgTAGTATTGAcaagagccaacgtttcgatgactgacatcttcatcagggcaatactgactggttcaccgTGCACCGACGCTAGATGTTACTACTAACAATGTAGTCCgaaagtattgttacattaataGATGTAGCAAAAGATAGCACTGTTAACAGTAAcgcctagcttcagtgcacattGAAGCagccagtattgccctgatgaagatgacagacagtcatcgaaacgttggctctcgtaaaatacttggttgtgaataaaagaacttcgatattcagtcattctccaacctgaaattattcacggaaaaCCGATGAAGTTACTCATCTCTGTGAATTTCCCTGCTCTAAACGGAACACATCTACGTCCCAGGCCATGCCGGTATCTGCTATTTTGATGAAAGAGTCGACAAGTTGGCAGCATACGGAGAACTGGATCAAACAGCATCCGATGTGCTAAACATCGTTGCAACGACCTGCCTAGCCAAACGTAAAAGCCCACCTGGTCCATCTAAAGATTAATGGTAAGGGATCTCAATAGAGGAGAGGGTTCAAAGGTTCTTCATGGGGGAGAGGGATGGTGGTGGTTCAAATGCATAGTTTTCAAATGAACAAAATGCACAATTACCAGTCGTGGATTCAAATCTAAACTTTAACATGATTGGGGAAAGTCACCAGAAgaagaaatatattttcttgttcGACTAATAGAAGCAAGCAGATGTGTTTTTATAAACATAATCAAAGAAAAGTAAGGTTTGTGTTAGTGTGTTGTCTTTGTGGTCTTGTAAACCTAGCTCGTCTATATTGTTTAGAAAGACTTTTAAGATCTGTTCTGGATTAccattttgtagttttttttagttGACCCTACAAAcgtcattgtgttttttttgttttgtgtccAGAAATGCTTCTATGACTGATGATACGTTATGTATAACAAGATCTACTTCGGATCAACTGACCTGATCTATGGCGTACAGAACCGTAGCTGTTGAGATCCACTCCCGACAGTGGATGGCGGCGTCGATCCAGATGGCAGGCTTCGTCTCACCGGAAGTGGACGGCTTTCCGAGCTAGGTTagtaagtaaaaaaaagtgtaGCAAGGCTGAGATGTTCAAAAATTGTAAGCACCGCTATTTCACTATCGCGGCGCCCTCGCTTCAATCgcgctgcgaccgagtgatttcaGATTGATAGAACGCTCAATGAATTCCATGGGTGATAAAACACGAATCTTGTttgcgctttgtgtgttttgttgaatgTCTTTTCAATCCTAACATTTATATTTTACATGAAATTCCAATGATGAAGTCAATAGTTAAACAAGTCCAATTTAGGTCGCTGCGAGGTTGCAGGCCGATCGCCATCTGATGgaatggggggagggggctaaCAGACCTTGAGTCCTTGTTTTTACTAAAAGCATCTACTGATGAATGTGCATTGGTCCTTGTGACGTATTTCACAACCTGTGCTTCAAAAGATTATCGCTTCAACCTACCTTTAGAGTTTTTATAGATCGTCCTTCAAAGGTTGCCGCTTCGCTGGACAGAGTCGCGATTTGTGGATAGGTTTGCTGCACGTCCGTTATAAAATCGTCAATCTGTCAAAAATCGAAGGGGTAAAAGTTGTGAcattcaattgtgttgagacaAAGAGAGCAATTAGTATATCATAAAGTAAGAGCCGGAGTTCGatcatgttgtaagggattgcattcgtgaattttcggatggtgacgtaaagccgtaTGAGGGAGCTTGAGGCGTAAGCCTacagcgtcaaacctctgcacgtaaaagaacccaacacacttagcGAAAGAGTGGGGGTGAATGACCCGGGGTCCTTGGCTAAATACgcgagctgtagcaaagccacgtgcacattgcactactagctaacgaaaaagcataTTGCTTTGTCCTCAATCTGAGGTTCGATCATTTTACCTTTTCTAACGTTTTTATCTTTACCTGCATATTTCTAAATATACAATCTTATACAATCTCTAATCAAACAACCTTATCATAATTGTTATGATTTACATGTTCAATGCACAAAATGCAAAGTGAAAGGAATACAACATTACCTCATTCCACTCGTGATAAACGCTGAAGTCAAAGTCGTTCACCCTTGCCGGCCGTCCAGCAGTTCGCGCCCTGGCCTTGTGGTTGTCCTGCATGTGTTTCTCCACCGCCTGCCGGACGTTACCTATCATGGTGTGGTAAGGAATGCTATGCTGCTGGAGAAGGTCTAGAACAGCCGGCAGGTTGTCTCTGGGTACATGAACATCCACGGTTTGGTTAACGTGGGAAGGTGGTTTCCAGAAGTCCAACtgaaaaaggaaaggaacaaGAGATGAGAGAGGCCAGATTTCACCCCTTCAAAGTCCAATCTTCTTGACGAGCATACTTCCAGTGCTATGTAAGATATACCGTAAAATGAGGTTTttggaaacaaacacacacacaaacacacacacacatacacacacacacacacacacacacacacacacacacacacacacacacacacacacacggatttCAGTAAGGCCTTTGATCGCGTAAGTCATAACGTTGCAATCCAACGCCT
It contains:
- the LOC136424218 gene encoding gamma-aminobutyric acid type B receptor subunit 2-like; the protein is MEQEQMKNGSEVQYMDVRTITPALFGVVCSFAMMGMILAAAILVFNIKLRQQRLIKMSSPNLNNLIVGGSLLLYGAAILFGLDRSVVGGSDRALLHLCQVRTCCVVIGFTLVYGSLFSKTWRVYRIFRSSTVKRMVIRDDKLFATVGVILIVDVLILGIWLGLDPLKWKTVGVPVSKTLDSMPDGMATTGVVWVQRCYSDNTEVWVSVFFILKGLLLLYGTYLSWATRGVNFPAMNDAKPIILSIYCCVVLVGIATPLTFHLDQWPDAVYACVAGVLIVCTTVTLCLLFMPKVKLWKEWANNKNLKSLGSPQFLNRSSHPCNSPPNPAPESPGGQANHCNQTKDSADGNQATGGKEDVVSSKRASRTSLILDTEMAKLLEENRTLRNLLKEKETNIKALQERVSSAKDKLLNLVAQVNPDSGFESASTVQREDSVDTNKETTNKMTAMYPGGQRSAHAHAPSRDVLTQRHDGKGSVKLSSTSSDTSSLSCTRETAVNSPANGTPSRTLRYIQEQGNAIAEDLKYADGLFTMSLDTDGYPPRNGDRDLYDLYRSEGAWDDYYYDLSDSDLSVYDMMSEDCDRTMTYGGRTQSTILTGSQLSPVFTGMGNPNFRSRDSLSSLSSDDDDDDDLLKFFPPPQSILKNNPIGARTQPTSTKLQTVASINSAKPFSNSYSINLWNNIKKGRASNSVECNVKQTGKSTELVLSPVAFSSSYQDTLV
- the LOC136424652 gene encoding carboxypeptidase B-like gives rise to the protein MALLGAGILVLFLNVVLAQTNGHSTSRALEGDQLLRLHPGTPDAVAKLDSLVYMPGFQLDFWKPPSHVNQTVDVHVPRDNLPAVLDLLQQHSIPYHTMIGNVRQAVEKHMQDNHKARARTAGRPARVNDFDFSVYHEWNEIDDFITDVQQTYPQIATLSSEAATFEGRSIKTLKLGKPSTSGETKPAIWIDAAIHCREWISTATVLYAIDQFTRQYGSDPTVTRLLDELDWYFTPVFNIDGYIYTWAAPENRLWRKNRSTQPGPCVGVDLNRNWDDHFAETGASPDPCSIIYHGMAPFSEPETRGISDFVLNHPEIKVYLAMHSYSQLWISPWGFDYARPPHYHLQNAMALAAESASRAVHGVQYRVGRSIEILYAVSGGARDWAYDKAGVTYSYTVELRDTGRYGFLLPADQIIPTAEETFPAYLTVGQWILDHPE